A window from Actimicrobium sp. CCC2.4 encodes these proteins:
- the flgG gene encoding flagellar basal-body rod protein FlgG, with translation MIRSLWISKTGLEAQQTQMDVISNNLANVSTSGFKRSRAVFEDLLYQTLRQPGAQSSQQTQLPSGLQLGTGVRPVATERIFTQGNLQQTSNDKDVAIQGQGFFQVLLPDGTTAYTRDGSFQIDSQGQMVTSSGFVIQPAITIPAAAQSLTVGRDGTISVTLQGTAAATQIGALQLATFINPAGLESKGENLYVETGASGTANTNTPGTNGAGILSQGYVETSNVSVVEELVNMIQTQRAYEINSKAISTSDQMLAKLSQL, from the coding sequence ATGATACGTTCACTGTGGATTTCCAAGACCGGCCTGGAGGCGCAACAGACGCAGATGGACGTCATTTCGAACAACCTGGCCAACGTCAGTACGAGTGGCTTCAAGCGCTCGCGCGCGGTGTTCGAAGACTTGCTCTACCAGACCCTGCGCCAGCCCGGCGCGCAATCGTCGCAGCAGACCCAGTTGCCGTCCGGCCTGCAGCTCGGCACCGGCGTGCGGCCCGTGGCCACCGAACGCATCTTCACGCAGGGTAACCTGCAGCAAACCAGCAATGACAAGGACGTCGCGATTCAGGGCCAGGGATTTTTCCAGGTGCTGCTGCCCGATGGCACCACCGCCTATACCCGTGACGGCTCGTTCCAGATCGATAGCCAGGGCCAGATGGTGACCTCGAGTGGCTTTGTGATCCAGCCGGCGATCACGATTCCGGCGGCGGCACAGTCGCTGACGGTCGGGCGCGACGGCACCATCTCGGTCACGCTGCAAGGTACGGCAGCAGCCACCCAGATCGGCGCCTTGCAACTGGCGACCTTCATCAATCCGGCCGGACTCGAAAGTAAAGGCGAAAACCTGTACGTCGAGACCGGCGCATCCGGCACCGCCAACACCAACACGCCGGGGACCAACGGCGCCGGCATCCTGTCACAAGGCTATGTCGAGACCTCCAACGTCAGCGTGGTCGAAGAACTGGTCAACATGATTCAGACTCAGCGCGCCTACGAAATCAACAGCAAGGCGATTTCGACGTCCGACCAGATGCTGGCCAAGCTGTCGCAGCTCTGA
- the flgM gene encoding flagellar biosynthesis anti-sigma factor FlgM, with product MKIDDSFKKTGAVGVSTTPAKASSSKGAEKTEAVNTAATSDSVKISAQAQALGGTSTFDVKKVNEIKAAIASGTFQVNPEKVANGLIDTVKDLLSSRKG from the coding sequence GTGAAAATAGATGACTCTTTCAAGAAAACCGGCGCTGTCGGTGTCTCGACGACACCTGCCAAGGCCAGTTCAAGCAAAGGCGCTGAAAAAACTGAGGCAGTGAACACCGCTGCCACGTCGGACAGCGTAAAAATTTCAGCACAAGCGCAGGCATTGGGCGGTACGAGTACGTTCGATGTCAAGAAAGTCAATGAAATCAAGGCAGCCATCGCCAGCGGTACTTTTCAGGTCAATCCTGAAAAGGTCGCCAACGGCCTGATCGATACCGTCAAGGATCTGCTGTCATCACGCAAGGGATAA
- a CDS encoding flagellar hook assembly protein FlgD yields the protein MTTIANNVASPALLAAMNPSAASAASTSASATQDRFMKLLVTQMKNQDPLNPLDNAQVTSQLAQLSTVSGIDKMNTTLESMIASQQSGSAVQAAGMIGHGVLAPGKQMALASGNAVFGVDLAAPAEKVKVTVRDINGVAVHTIDLGAKDAGTLALAWDGVKDDGSKAADGAYTFDVAASAGTAAVSATALAFGQVSSVSTSAAGVKLNVTNLGAIGMTDVRQIL from the coding sequence ATGACCACCATCGCCAATAATGTCGCTTCCCCAGCCTTGCTGGCCGCCATGAATCCGTCTGCGGCGTCCGCCGCCAGCACCAGCGCCAGCGCGACGCAAGACCGCTTCATGAAATTGCTGGTCACGCAAATGAAAAACCAGGATCCGCTCAATCCGCTCGATAACGCGCAGGTCACCAGCCAGTTGGCGCAACTGTCGACCGTCAGCGGTATCGACAAAATGAACACCACGCTTGAATCGATGATCGCCAGCCAGCAATCCGGCTCGGCCGTGCAGGCTGCCGGCATGATCGGTCATGGCGTGCTGGCACCGGGCAAGCAGATGGCACTGGCGTCCGGCAATGCCGTCTTTGGTGTTGACCTGGCGGCCCCGGCCGAAAAAGTCAAGGTCACGGTTCGTGATATCAATGGCGTGGCAGTGCATACCATTGACCTTGGTGCCAAAGATGCCGGCACACTGGCACTGGCCTGGGATGGCGTGAAAGACGACGGCAGCAAGGCCGCCGATGGCGCGTATACCTTTGATGTTGCCGCCTCTGCCGGCACCGCTGCGGTCAGCGCCACCGCACTCGCGTTTGGCCAGGTATCGAGCGTCTCGACCAGTGCCGCCGGCGTCAAGCTCAATGTCACGAACCTGGGCGCAATCGGCATGACCGATGTGCGCCAGATTCTTTAA
- the flgA gene encoding flagellar basal body P-ring formation chaperone FlgA: protein MKTLLVALACLLSLPATAQILAPRQDPATIRTTVEQFLRGQSAGSPGEVTITVGQLDARMNLPACPVPEAFLPAGSRVWGKTSVGVRCLAPSPWTVYVTAQVKVIADYVASAAPLSQGQLVGPNDVIRMRGDLTVLPAGILTDPAQAIGRTMAMSVGMGSPLRTDALRIQQVVQQGQAVRLVSSGPGFSVATEGRALNNAAEGQIAQARTAAGQVVSGVARAGGYVDVTY from the coding sequence ATGAAAACCCTGCTCGTTGCACTCGCCTGCCTGCTATCACTGCCTGCTACCGCGCAGATCCTGGCCCCGCGCCAGGATCCGGCCACCATCCGCACGACGGTCGAGCAGTTCCTGCGCGGCCAGTCGGCCGGATCACCCGGTGAAGTCACGATCACGGTCGGCCAGCTTGATGCCCGCATGAATCTGCCAGCCTGCCCGGTTCCTGAAGCCTTCCTGCCGGCAGGCAGCCGGGTCTGGGGCAAGACCAGTGTTGGCGTGCGCTGTCTGGCACCATCGCCGTGGACCGTCTATGTGACTGCGCAGGTGAAGGTCATTGCCGACTATGTCGCCAGTGCCGCGCCGCTATCGCAAGGACAACTGGTCGGCCCCAATGACGTGATCCGCATGCGCGGCGACCTGACCGTGCTGCCGGCAGGTATCCTGACCGATCCGGCCCAGGCCATTGGCCGTACGATGGCGATGTCGGTTGGCATGGGCAGTCCGTTACGCACCGATGCACTGCGCATCCAGCAAGTCGTGCAGCAGGGACAGGCTGTCCGGCTGGTGTCGAGCGGGCCGGGTTTTTCGGTTGCCACCGAAGGACGGGCTCTCAACAATGCGGCAGAAGGCCAGATTGCGCAGGCAAGGACGGCGGCAGGACAAGTCGTCAGCGGAGTGGCACGGGCCGGCGGCTACGTGGATGTGACCTATTGA
- the flgC gene encoding flagellar basal body rod protein FlgC → MSLFSIFNVAGSAMSAQAQRLNVVASNIANADSTTSSTGQVYKAKQVVFSAVPVGGDAAASGVKVDKVLEDTAAPRLVYDPKHPQADEKGYVAMPNVNVVEEMVNMISASRSYQTNVETMNAAKTLLLKTLTIGQ, encoded by the coding sequence ATGTCTTTGTTCAGTATTTTTAATGTGGCCGGATCGGCCATGAGTGCCCAGGCCCAGCGACTCAATGTGGTGGCCTCGAACATCGCCAACGCCGACAGCACCACCAGTTCGACCGGCCAGGTCTACAAGGCCAAGCAGGTCGTGTTCAGTGCAGTGCCGGTGGGTGGCGATGCTGCCGCCAGCGGCGTCAAGGTCGACAAGGTACTCGAAGACACGGCGGCACCGCGGCTGGTGTACGACCCGAAACATCCGCAGGCCGATGAAAAGGGCTACGTCGCCATGCCCAACGTCAATGTGGTCGAGGAAATGGTCAACATGATCTCGGCCTCGCGCTCTTACCAGACCAATGTCGAAACCATGAATGCAGCCAAGACGCTGCTGTTGAAAACCCTGACCATCGGTCAGTAA
- the flgE gene encoding flagellar hook protein FlgE — translation MGFQQGLSGLNAASKSLEVTGNNVANSSTVGFKSAQAQFADVYASSLTGGGASQVGIGTSVATVAQQFTQGNVTASNNPLDLAINGGGFFRLSTGGAITYSRNGQFQLDKDGGIVNSKGSHLTGFGVSAAGVLATGTPSNLVINTADLAPKMTTEVKLLVNLDSRETVPTKSPFSATDPLTYNRSTSVSVFDSLGNSHVVQSYFVKSSPTASTWDVYGTADGNPLVTPLVGALTFNTDGGLTTPQPFVAVLTPATTPGASSLSFNFDLTGTTQFGSTFGLNTQSQNGYTSGKLSGFATGADGVITGRYTNGKSATLGQVVLSNFTNPNGLQNLGNNVWTETAASGGPLVGTPNSGNLGVLQSSAVEDSNVDLTAELVNMITAQRFYQANAQTIKTQDQVLQTLVNLR, via the coding sequence ATGGGTTTCCAGCAAGGTTTGAGCGGTCTGAACGCCGCTTCCAAGAGTCTCGAAGTTACCGGCAACAACGTGGCCAATTCCAGTACCGTCGGCTTCAAGAGCGCGCAAGCCCAGTTCGCCGATGTGTATGCCAGTTCGCTCACCGGCGGTGGTGCATCGCAAGTCGGCATCGGCACCAGCGTGGCGACCGTGGCGCAGCAATTCACGCAAGGTAACGTCACGGCATCGAATAATCCGCTCGATCTGGCCATCAACGGCGGCGGCTTTTTCCGGCTCAGCACCGGCGGCGCGATTACCTACAGCCGCAATGGTCAGTTTCAACTTGATAAAGATGGCGGCATTGTCAATTCGAAGGGATCGCATCTGACCGGCTTCGGCGTCTCGGCAGCCGGCGTGCTGGCCACCGGTACCCCCTCGAACCTGGTTATCAATACGGCTGACCTGGCACCGAAGATGACGACCGAAGTCAAGTTGCTGGTGAATCTGGATTCGCGTGAGACGGTACCAACAAAATCGCCTTTTAGCGCGACCGATCCGCTCACCTACAACCGCTCGACGTCGGTGTCGGTGTTCGATTCGCTGGGCAATTCGCATGTGGTGCAATCGTATTTCGTGAAATCGTCGCCGACGGCCAGTACCTGGGATGTGTATGGCACGGCGGACGGCAATCCGCTGGTGACGCCGCTGGTGGGGGCGCTGACATTCAATACCGATGGCGGGTTGACGACGCCGCAGCCGTTTGTTGCCGTTCTCACACCCGCGACCACGCCGGGTGCCAGTTCGCTGTCGTTCAATTTTGACTTGACCGGTACAACCCAATTCGGCTCGACCTTTGGTCTCAATACCCAGAGCCAGAACGGCTATACCTCAGGCAAACTGTCCGGTTTCGCCACCGGCGCCGACGGCGTCATCACCGGTCGCTACACCAACGGCAAATCGGCCACGCTGGGACAAGTCGTGCTGTCGAACTTCACCAACCCGAATGGCTTGCAAAACCTCGGCAACAACGTCTGGACCGAGACTGCAGCGTCGGGCGGACCGCTGGTCGGTACGCCGAACTCCGGCAACCTTGGCGTGCTGCAATCGTCGGCGGTCGAGGATTCGAACGTCGACCTGACCGCCGAGCTGGTCAACATGATTACCGCCCAGCGCTTTTACCAGGCCAACGCGCAAACCATCAAGACCCAGGATCAGGTCCTGCAGACGCTGGTCAACTTGCGCTAA
- a CDS encoding flagellar basal body P-ring protein FlgI — protein MLARIFLVLTCAASLCSAPAAHAERLKDLASIQGVRQNQLLGYGLVVGLDGSGDQTTQTPFTVQSVISMLQGMGVNLPAATTLQLKNVAAVMVTTSLPAFARPGQTLDITVSSMGNAKSLRGGTLLMTPLKGADGQIYAMAQGSLIVGGVGAAAPGAKAQINHLSVGRVSAGATVERAVANSLQEGSAIFLELKESDFSTASLVVDAVNKRFGPNTAAAQDGRVIKVNAPMGTDERVAFLGALESLALTPAQGSAKIILNGRTGSIVMNQAVTLEACAVAHGNLSVVINTDASVSQPNALAAGQTVVTASSQIDITKEPGKVLLLKAGASLAEVVKALNAIGATPQDLLAILQAMKASGALRAELEII, from the coding sequence ATGCTGGCCCGGATTTTCCTTGTGCTGACGTGTGCTGCCAGCTTGTGCAGTGCGCCGGCGGCCCATGCCGAACGGCTGAAGGATCTCGCCAGTATCCAGGGCGTGCGGCAGAATCAGCTGCTCGGCTATGGGCTGGTGGTGGGTCTTGATGGCAGCGGCGACCAGACCACGCAGACGCCGTTCACGGTGCAAAGCGTAATCAGCATGTTGCAGGGAATGGGCGTCAATTTGCCGGCGGCGACCACATTGCAGTTAAAGAATGTCGCGGCGGTGATGGTGACCACGTCCTTGCCGGCCTTTGCCCGGCCCGGCCAGACACTCGACATCACGGTGTCCTCGATGGGCAATGCCAAAAGCCTGCGCGGCGGCACCTTGCTGATGACGCCGCTCAAAGGTGCCGATGGCCAGATCTATGCGATGGCCCAAGGCAGCCTGATTGTCGGTGGCGTCGGTGCTGCCGCACCAGGCGCGAAAGCGCAGATCAACCACCTCAGCGTCGGCCGGGTGTCGGCCGGCGCGACGGTAGAACGCGCGGTCGCCAACAGCCTGCAGGAGGGGTCGGCGATTTTTCTCGAATTGAAAGAATCCGATTTTTCGACGGCCAGTCTGGTGGTCGATGCGGTCAACAAGCGCTTCGGACCAAATACGGCAGCAGCGCAGGATGGCCGCGTCATCAAGGTCAACGCGCCCATGGGCACGGATGAGCGGGTGGCCTTTTTGGGTGCGCTCGAAAGCCTGGCACTGACACCGGCGCAAGGCAGCGCCAAAATCATCCTCAATGGCCGCACCGGGTCGATCGTCATGAACCAGGCGGTAACATTGGAAGCCTGCGCGGTAGCGCATGGCAACCTGTCGGTAGTCATCAATACGGATGCTTCAGTGAGTCAGCCCAATGCGCTGGCCGCCGGGCAGACCGTGGTGACGGCAAGCTCGCAGATCGACATCACCAAAGAGCCGGGAAAAGTGCTGTTACTGAAGGCTGGCGCGTCGCTTGCCGAAGTCGTCAAGGCACTCAATGCGATCGGTGCGACGCCGCAAGACTTGCTGGCAATCCTGCAAGCCATGAAAGCATCGGGCGCGCTGCGTGCCGAGCTTGAAATCATCTGA
- a CDS encoding pyrroloquinoline quinone-dependent dehydrogenase gives MAIQGNKLIGHLAIAAFTLAASTAGNAQEIQGGAGIKAPDMSKALGPVTQAMLDGAAKDTANWLQTNGDYGQTRFYPSAQINTKNVATLKPKFVFQTAVVESMETAPVVVNGVMFLTTSYNHVYAIDAITGIEYWHFKHKMGPVTTFCCGPNNKGVAVSGGKVFMGTLDAKMVALDAKTGKLLWETEIADPEKGYSETMAPVVVDGKVLIGTNGGEYGIRGFVKAFDAESGKLVWTFNTIPEKGHEGVWATKDATGRDMHRDIPAEKAAFAKKSDFYNTLGGGVWMAPSIDRATKTAFFVVGNPSPDLYGAERPGDNLYTDSMVAIDLDTGKYKWHYQYIAHDVWDLDAVSPPILVDVKDKNGKMIPGVIHGGKTGHVYVHDRSNGELIRFSEAMVPQENMWVLPTATGARMLPGANGGVEWSPMAYSASNRMSYALNLHQPMTYHVEESKYPNGKLWLGGAFKNAVGEEQWGNVTAVNIDTGKIAWQTKTPQPMIGGALATAGNLVFAGEGNGWFNAYDAKTGKVLWRFQCGAGVNAPPVSYAVNGKQYIAVAVGGNSQMDFKRGNSVFVFGL, from the coding sequence ATGGCAATTCAAGGCAATAAATTGATCGGCCATCTGGCAATTGCAGCGTTCACGCTGGCAGCCAGCACCGCCGGCAATGCACAGGAAATTCAGGGCGGGGCCGGCATCAAGGCGCCTGACATGTCGAAAGCGCTCGGTCCGGTCACGCAGGCCATGCTCGATGGCGCGGCCAAGGACACGGCGAACTGGCTGCAGACCAATGGCGATTACGGCCAGACCCGTTTCTACCCGTCAGCCCAGATCAACACCAAGAACGTTGCCACGCTCAAGCCGAAGTTCGTGTTTCAGACCGCTGTTGTCGAGTCGATGGAAACCGCGCCGGTGGTAGTCAATGGCGTCATGTTCCTGACCACTTCGTATAACCACGTCTACGCCATCGATGCCATCACCGGTATCGAGTACTGGCACTTCAAGCACAAAATGGGTCCGGTCACGACGTTCTGCTGCGGACCGAACAACAAGGGTGTGGCTGTCTCCGGCGGCAAGGTCTTCATGGGTACGCTCGATGCCAAGATGGTTGCGCTCGATGCCAAGACCGGCAAACTGCTGTGGGAAACCGAAATCGCTGATCCTGAAAAAGGCTACAGCGAAACGATGGCACCGGTTGTCGTTGACGGTAAGGTTCTGATCGGCACCAACGGTGGCGAATACGGTATCCGTGGTTTCGTCAAAGCCTTCGATGCCGAGAGCGGCAAGCTGGTCTGGACCTTCAATACAATTCCTGAAAAAGGCCATGAAGGCGTCTGGGCAACCAAGGATGCCACCGGTCGCGACATGCACCGTGACATCCCTGCCGAAAAAGCAGCGTTCGCCAAAAAATCCGATTTCTACAATACCCTTGGCGGTGGCGTCTGGATGGCTCCATCGATTGATCGCGCAACCAAGACGGCATTTTTCGTGGTCGGCAATCCATCACCTGACCTGTACGGTGCCGAGCGTCCCGGCGACAACCTCTACACTGACTCGATGGTCGCCATCGACCTCGATACCGGTAAGTACAAATGGCATTACCAGTACATCGCCCATGATGTCTGGGACCTCGATGCCGTGAGCCCGCCTATCCTGGTCGACGTCAAGGACAAGAACGGCAAGATGATTCCGGGCGTGATCCACGGTGGAAAAACCGGCCATGTGTACGTGCATGACCGCAGCAACGGCGAACTGATCCGCTTCTCGGAAGCCATGGTCCCGCAAGAAAACATGTGGGTTCTGCCAACGGCAACCGGTGCACGCATGCTGCCGGGTGCCAATGGTGGTGTCGAATGGTCGCCAATGGCTTACAGCGCCAGTAACCGCATGTCGTATGCGTTGAACTTGCATCAGCCAATGACGTACCACGTCGAAGAGTCCAAGTATCCGAACGGTAAATTGTGGCTGGGCGGCGCGTTCAAGAACGCTGTCGGCGAAGAGCAATGGGGCAATGTGACCGCCGTTAATATCGATACCGGCAAGATCGCCTGGCAAACCAAGACACCGCAGCCAATGATCGGTGGCGCGCTGGCGACAGCCGGCAACCTGGTCTTCGCCGGTGAAGGCAATGGCTGGTTCAACGCCTACGATGCCAAGACAGGCAAAGTGCTGTGGCGCTTCCAGTGCGGTGCCGGTGTCAATGCACCGCCGGTGTCCTACGCCGTCAATGGCAAGCAGTACATTGCCGTGGCTGTCGGTGGCAATTCGCAAATGGACTTCAAGCGTGGCAATAGCGTGTTCGTGTTCGGTCTGTAA
- a CDS encoding c-type cytochrome: MTLKQLLLVLFTAAVLPVQAADIAAGQEKAQTCVACHGVNGNSTVSMFPVLAGQSARYLYLQLRDYKEGARSNPMMSPMAANLSKEDMQNLSAYFAAQKPVLIDFKPDPERVKLGFIKAEENLCSMCHLGGMKGQNEIPKLSGQHYDYLVKQLTDFKAHTRTNDAGNMSAVSKSLNAEDIINLGHYLTNLN; encoded by the coding sequence ATGACGTTAAAGCAGTTACTGCTAGTACTTTTTACCGCTGCCGTATTGCCTGTGCAGGCGGCCGACATCGCCGCCGGTCAGGAAAAGGCCCAGACCTGCGTGGCATGCCACGGCGTCAACGGCAACTCAACGGTGTCGATGTTCCCGGTACTGGCCGGCCAGTCGGCCCGCTATCTGTATTTGCAATTGCGGGACTACAAAGAGGGCGCGCGCAGCAACCCGATGATGTCACCGATGGCAGCGAACCTGTCGAAGGAAGACATGCAGAACCTGTCGGCTTACTTTGCGGCACAAAAGCCGGTGCTCATTGACTTCAAGCCAGATCCGGAGCGGGTCAAGCTGGGCTTCATCAAGGCAGAAGAAAACCTCTGTTCGATGTGTCATCTGGGTGGCATGAAAGGGCAGAACGAGATTCCGAAACTCAGTGGCCAGCACTACGATTATCTGGTCAAGCAATTGACGGATTTCAAGGCGCACACGCGGACCAACGATGCGGGCAACATGTCTGCGGTATCGAAGTCGCTCAACGCAGAAGACATCATCAACCTTGGTCACTACCTGACTAATTTGAACTGA
- the flgF gene encoding flagellar basal-body rod protein FlgF: protein MDRMIYTAMTGAKHVMEQQSTTANNLANATTVGFRAQLDSFRAVPVLGPGLATRAFVVDSTVGADFSQGALQQTGRALDVAIQGKGWLAVDMPDGTEAYTRHGSLKINENGLLQTQSGFNIVGDSGPITIPPDVSVTIAKDGTVSSVESGSKPGQAVIIGRIKLVNPPEETMTRGDDTLFRVKTPGGVEADPGVTLAGGALESSNVNVVDAMVNMISLSRQFEMHMSLLKNAETNSTKAAQILAL, encoded by the coding sequence ATGGACCGGATGATTTACACCGCGATGACCGGTGCCAAGCATGTGATGGAGCAGCAAAGCACTACCGCCAACAATCTGGCCAATGCCACCACGGTCGGATTCCGGGCCCAGCTCGATTCGTTCCGGGCGGTGCCGGTGCTCGGGCCGGGACTGGCGACACGGGCCTTTGTGGTCGATTCGACCGTGGGTGCCGATTTTTCGCAAGGCGCTTTGCAGCAAACCGGCCGTGCGCTCGATGTCGCGATTCAGGGCAAGGGCTGGCTGGCGGTTGACATGCCGGATGGTACCGAAGCCTATACCCGCCATGGCAGCTTGAAGATCAACGAAAACGGCCTCCTGCAAACCCAGAGCGGCTTCAATATCGTCGGCGACAGCGGACCGATCACGATTCCTCCCGATGTCAGCGTGACGATCGCCAAGGACGGCACAGTGTCGTCGGTTGAATCCGGTTCCAAGCCGGGGCAGGCGGTCATCATCGGTCGCATCAAGCTGGTCAATCCGCCCGAAGAGACGATGACCCGCGGCGATGACACGCTGTTCCGGGTCAAGACGCCCGGTGGCGTCGAAGCCGATCCCGGCGTGACGCTGGCCGGAGGTGCGCTGGAAAGCAGCAATGTCAACGTCGTCGACGCGATGGTCAACATGATCAGCCTGTCGCGCCAGTTCGAGATGCACATGAGCTTGCTCAAGAACGCCGAAACCAATTCGACCAAGGCAGCGCAGATTCTGGCGCTGTAA
- the flgB gene encoding flagellar basal body rod protein FlgB: MIGKLDDYLRFNETALNLRGQRQQLIASNIANADTPNYKARDIDFNSAMKSALARSGAATGTAMATAAVQPAELARTSTTHLSAKSGHGGNSGVNGVPLLYRNIQQGAVDGNTVDMDAERNAFADNAIRYEAGITMISGQIKSMLSAIQG; this comes from the coding sequence ATGATCGGAAAACTGGACGACTACCTGCGCTTCAACGAAACCGCCCTGAACCTGCGCGGACAGCGACAGCAATTAATTGCATCAAACATCGCCAACGCGGACACGCCGAATTACAAGGCGCGCGACATCGACTTCAATAGCGCCATGAAATCCGCACTGGCCCGCAGCGGCGCCGCCACCGGGACAGCGATGGCGACGGCAGCGGTGCAGCCGGCCGAGCTGGCACGCACCTCGACGACGCATTTGTCTGCCAAATCAGGCCATGGTGGCAACAGCGGCGTGAACGGCGTACCGTTGCTTTATCGAAATATCCAGCAAGGTGCGGTCGATGGCAATACCGTCGACATGGATGCCGAGCGCAACGCTTTCGCCGATAACGCGATCCGTTACGAAGCCGGTATTACGATGATCAGCGGCCAGATCAAGAGCATGCTTAGCGCCATACAAGGGTAA
- a CDS encoding flagellar basal body L-ring protein FlgH produces the protein MTVMMRLCAVLLVSVLSACAVTPTTIVSRPAIPVAPKQLPLAGSNGAIFQTAAYRPLFEDRRARLVGDTLTITINEKTTAGKAGAASSSKTGSASLAVPKLFGVPATTTAELNLTASGGNKFDDKAAATSNNNFNGTIGVTVVDVLANGYLVVSGEKQVGLDRGTEFIRFSGVVNPDFIVGGNNVASTQVADARVEYRTNTHIDPAEMMGLLTRFFLSVIPL, from the coding sequence ATGACTGTGATGATGCGTTTGTGTGCCGTGCTGCTGGTCAGTGTATTGAGCGCTTGCGCCGTGACACCGACCACGATCGTGTCCCGCCCGGCGATACCGGTCGCGCCGAAGCAGTTACCGCTTGCCGGCAGCAATGGGGCGATTTTCCAGACCGCGGCCTACCGGCCGCTGTTCGAAGATCGCCGGGCCCGTCTGGTCGGCGACACCCTGACCATCACGATCAACGAAAAAACCACTGCCGGCAAAGCGGGAGCGGCGTCTTCCAGTAAAACCGGCAGCGCCAGCCTGGCCGTACCGAAACTCTTCGGCGTACCGGCGACCACTACTGCAGAGCTCAACCTGACAGCCAGTGGCGGCAACAAATTCGACGACAAAGCGGCGGCCACCTCGAACAACAATTTCAACGGCACCATCGGCGTGACTGTCGTCGATGTGCTGGCCAACGGCTATCTGGTGGTCAGCGGCGAGAAACAGGTCGGCCTCGATCGCGGCACCGAATTCATCCGCTTCTCCGGCGTTGTCAATCCCGACTTCATCGTCGGCGGCAATAACGTCGCCTCGACCCAGGTAGCCGATGCCCGCGTCGAATACCGCACCAATACCCACATCGATCCGGCCGAGATGATGGGCTTGCTGACACGCTTTTTCCTGAGCGTCATACCGCTTTAA
- a CDS encoding flagellar protein FlgN, protein MVTLASDPSTSLAEEQQVTSALLLLLQQEQGKLIEASIVGLPELIQAKAEAVTRLTILTRARHALLAVAGFTASESGMRDWVAAQQPADTRWTTLLALGAEAREMNRINGMLIGRHMMRNQTELNILQGKTQRNNLYGADGQSTGMGRGRGLAVG, encoded by the coding sequence ATGGTTACGCTCGCTTCGGATCCTTCCACCAGCCTGGCCGAGGAGCAGCAAGTGACAAGCGCACTGCTGCTCCTGCTGCAGCAGGAGCAGGGAAAGCTGATCGAAGCCAGCATCGTCGGATTACCGGAACTGATCCAGGCCAAGGCAGAGGCGGTGACGCGACTGACTATCCTGACCAGGGCACGCCATGCACTGCTCGCCGTCGCCGGCTTTACCGCCAGCGAGAGTGGCATGCGCGACTGGGTCGCTGCGCAACAGCCGGCAGACACGCGATGGACCACCTTGCTGGCACTCGGTGCCGAAGCACGCGAAATGAATCGCATCAATGGCATGCTAATCGGGCGCCACATGATGCGCAACCAGACCGAACTCAATATCCTGCAAGGCAAGACGCAGCGCAACAACCTGTATGGTGCCGACGGTCAGTCAACCGGCATGGGCCGGGGTCGCGGTCTCGCGGTCGGATAA